The genomic DNA GGTTGACACGAAAAACAACCGCTACGGCAGTGTTATATTACCCGACTGGCTCGGCAGCGGTCATGACCTCTTCGGTACGATCCAGATTATTAAAGGCAAAAAGATCCAGCGGGGTTTTTTAGAGATAGATTTTGAGTTCAAATTCAGTGAAAAATTCAATTACCCGATCGTTTTTGAAATCAAAAGTGTGAATTCTGATATCGAGGTGTATGCCGTGGCGTTTCAGATCGACGGCCATATTGAACCGGCGACGCGGGCGATTGAAGAGAACATCATTGCGCCGCGGGTCTGCCGTACGCTCAGGCGCAGCGATTTCGTAAAATTTTTTGCCGAAGTCGTTGCGAATGATGTCGATTTCGTCCTTTATCTCAATAAGGTTCCGAAAAAATTTAAAGGCATAAAATCATATAATCTGACCGAGGAACAGAAGATTATCCTGAATGAACGGTTGATCATGGAGATCACCGAGGTGCTTGACCGGGAACATTCGGTCCAGAACTGAATTTTATCAAACGACTTTCACCCCGAAATCCCCTTTAACGATTTCGCCGATAAGTTTTACCTTCGGAGATTTGAATTTCCGCAGGTTTTTTTTATCAACCACCAGTACCATCCCGATACCCATATTGAACACCCGATACATCTCTTCGTCAGGCACTTTACCGAGCTCTTTTATTATCTTGAAGATGGGCGGCGGGGTCCAGGTGTTTTTGTTTATTACGGCGGCGCACTTTGCCGGCAGAATCCGCTTTATGTTGTCGAAGAAACCGCCGCCGGTGATATGGGCTATTCCTTTAATCGACTGGAATCTCGGTGCAACATAGCGTTGATAACAGGTATGGATCTTCAGCAGTTCTTCACCGAGTTTACATTTCAGCTCAGGGATATAAGAAGAAAAGGTAAACTTTCTCAGAAGCACTTTCCGCGCCAGTGAGTACCCGTTGGTGTGGAGCCCCGAAGATTCCAATCCGACGAGCAGATCACCCGTTTTGATCTTTGACGTATCCAGATACCTTTTTTTATTTACGATACCGACGATGAATCCCACGAGGTCGTAGATACCTTTTGGATAGAATCTCGTGAGACTTGCGGTTTCGCCTCCGATCAATATGAGCTTTTCTTTTTTACAGGCGGTGGCTACCCCCTTGATGATTTCCAGAAGTGTTTTGTTTTCAATCTCTGAGAAACCGATGTAGTCCATAAAGAAAAGAGGCCGTGCGCCGGTGGTCAGGATGTCGTTGATGCAGTGGTTGACGATATCCTGACCCACGGTGTGGTGTATTCCCATACCGCAGGCGACGAGGATCTTTGTGCCGACGCTGTCGACACTGCTGATCAAGTAGTCCTTACCGAGCGGGTATGCGGCTCCGAAGAGGCCGAATGCCGATTTGATATTCTTCAGGTATGTTCTTGCAACCTGTTTTCCGATTCCTTTACGCAGGAGATTTAGAGAATCGATGTCGACACCGGCGTCTTTGTAAAGCATAGGTAATAATATCCATTTTTTGATATAATGCAATGGCTATCTGGGGTCAAATCTTTACATCGGATGTCAGACGGAATGAATTTTTATTTTCACTGAATGGATGTCTAATGTAAAGATTTGACCCCAAATGCAGATTGACATAATGAATCCTGGCGATATACTAAATATATGAAGAGTGATTTAGAAATTGCCCAGGAAGCCACGCTGGTGCCGATTATGGATCTGGCGAAAAGGCTTGATATTGACGACGATTTTGTTATTCCCTGTGGAGTTTTTAAAGCCAAAATATCACTTCAATTTTATGAAAAGGTTAAAACGGCGCCGGATGGTAAACTCGTGCTGGTAACCGCAATGACACCCACGCGATACGGCGAGGGCAAGACCACGGTTTCCATTGGATTGAGTATGGCGTTGAACAAGCTCGGCAGGAGTTCGATCGTGACTTTACGGGAGCCGTCCCTGGGACCGGTCTTTGGAATCAAAGGAGGCGCCGCCGGCGGCGGCTATGTGCAGGTTCTGCCGATGGAAGATATAAATCTGCATTTTACCGGTGACATCCACGCAATCAGTGCGGCTCATAATTTGCTCTCAGCCGTTCTCGACAGCCACATCCACTTCGGAAACAGATTGAAGATCGATGAACGCGAAATACTCTTCCGCCGGGCGATGGATATGAATGATCGAAGTTTGCGCGATATCGTCGTGGGATTGGGAGGCCGACCGAACGGCCCGGCGCGTGAAGACGGGTTTATCATCACTGCCGCCAGTGAGGTGATGGCGATTCTCGCTCTTTCGCAGTCTTTACCCGAATTGAAAGAACGGCTTGGAAAGATTCTGGTTTCATTTGATATGGAAGGCAACCCCATTTATGCAAAAGATTTCGGTGTGCACGGTGCAATGGCGGCGCTTTTAAAGGATGCGCTGAAACCGAACCTCGTGCAGACAATCGATCACACGCCGGCGTTTATTCATTGCGGACCGTTCGCCAATATCGCCCATGGCACCTGCAGTATCATCGCGATAAAGATGGCTCAGAAACTCTGTGATTTCACGGTTGTCGAAGCCGGCTTCGGTTCAGACCTCGGTGCGGAAAAATTTATTGATATCGTCTCACGGGTCGGCGGGTTTAATGTGGATGGTGCGGTGCTGGTGGCGACAATCAGGGCGTTGAAACTGCACGGCGGCGCTGTGAAGAAAACTCCGCAGTCAGGCACCACTGAAGAACTCAAAAAGGGATTTCTGAATCTGGAGAAGCACATCGACAACTTGATTAAATTCGGAATAAAACCCGTCGTCGCTCTGAATGTTTTTGAAGGTGATACCGACGAGGAGATCAAACTGGTCCAGGAATTTTGTAGGGATCGCGATGTAAAGTGTGCAGAGGTAAGGGCGTTTTCTCAGGGAGCGGACGGAGCTGTGGAACTTGCAGAACTCGTCTGCGAATCGATCCGGAAAAACGAATGCTGTATCCGTCCAATATATGATTTAGAGGATACCATCGAAGAGAAGATTGAAAAGGTGGCGACTCAGATATACGGTGCCGCGCGTGTTGTATACACTCCGAAGGCCGAGAAGAATATAAGACGAATAAAGAGATTGAAATTCGATAAACTGCCGATCTGTATTGCAAAGACCAACAGTTCTCTGTCGGATAATCCCGCATTATACGGCAGACCGGAAAATTTCAAGATCACCATCAGGGGAATCAATATCTCTTCAGGAGCGGGTTTTCTGGTACCTTTAGCCGGTGAAGTTATGCTGATGCCGGGATTGTCAAAGGTTCCGAACGCCCAGAGGATTGATATTGATGAGCAAGGAAGGATTTCAGGGTTGTCATAAGTCTTATTTGATTGAACAAAAGAGGATGAAGAGGAGAGTGTAGTATGCCGGCAAATCTACCGCCGCAGTATTTTGATGTTGAGAAAAAATACAGGGAGGCGAAAGAGCTGCAGGAGAAGCTGGTTTATCTCCAGCAGATGTTGTCGGTCGTTCCAAAACATAAAGGTACGGAAAAATTACAGGCTGAACTGAAGACGAAGATTTCAAAGCTCAAAAACACCATCGCCAAACAGAAAAAATCAAAAGGATCCGGAGGTATCTGGTATCAGGTTGAAAAACAGGGAGCGGGTCAGGTTGTTCTCGTGGGGCTGCCCAATTGTGGAAAATCAACTGTTCTCAATACATTGACCAATGCACATGCCGCGGTCGGAGATTATCCATTTACCACCCAGTTGCCCAAGGTGGGTATGATGGAATTTAAAGACATCAAGATTCAGATTGTTGATACACCGCCTTTACATGACGATGCACCGGCATGGCTTTTCGGTCTGTACAGAAACGGCGATCTTCTGTTGATCGTTCTCGACGCAACCCACGAACCGGCCAGCCAGTTTGATACAATCCATCATGCCCTTAATGAGAAGAATATTTTTATAAGAAAACAGGAATTCGGTGATTTTAAAAATACAGTGATTCTTTTGAATAAAGTGGATGTCAATGACGGATATACTCAAT from candidate division WOR-3 bacterium includes the following:
- a CDS encoding phosphoribosylformylglycinamidine cyclo-ligase, producing the protein MLYKDAGVDIDSLNLLRKGIGKQVARTYLKNIKSAFGLFGAAYPLGKDYLISSVDSVGTKILVACGMGIHHTVGQDIVNHCINDILTTGARPLFFMDYIGFSEIENKTLLEIIKGVATACKKEKLILIGGETASLTRFYPKGIYDLVGFIVGIVNKKRYLDTSKIKTGDLLVGLESSGLHTNGYSLARKVLLRKFTFSSYIPELKCKLGEELLKIHTCYQRYVAPRFQSIKGIAHITGGGFFDNIKRILPAKCAAVINKNTWTPPPIFKIIKELGKVPDEEMYRVFNMGIGMVLVVDKKNLRKFKSPKVKLIGEIVKGDFGVKVV
- a CDS encoding formate--tetrahydrofolate ligase → MKSDLEIAQEATLVPIMDLAKRLDIDDDFVIPCGVFKAKISLQFYEKVKTAPDGKLVLVTAMTPTRYGEGKTTVSIGLSMALNKLGRSSIVTLREPSLGPVFGIKGGAAGGGYVQVLPMEDINLHFTGDIHAISAAHNLLSAVLDSHIHFGNRLKIDEREILFRRAMDMNDRSLRDIVVGLGGRPNGPAREDGFIITAASEVMAILALSQSLPELKERLGKILVSFDMEGNPIYAKDFGVHGAMAALLKDALKPNLVQTIDHTPAFIHCGPFANIAHGTCSIIAIKMAQKLCDFTVVEAGFGSDLGAEKFIDIVSRVGGFNVDGAVLVATIRALKLHGGAVKKTPQSGTTEELKKGFLNLEKHIDNLIKFGIKPVVALNVFEGDTDEEIKLVQEFCRDRDVKCAEVRAFSQGADGAVELAELVCESIRKNECCIRPIYDLEDTIEEKIEKVATQIYGAARVVYTPKAEKNIRRIKRLKFDKLPICIAKTNSSLSDNPALYGRPENFKITIRGINISSGAGFLVPLAGEVMLMPGLSKVPNAQRIDIDEQGRISGLS
- a CDS encoding GTP-binding protein HSR1; this translates as MPANLPPQYFDVEKKYREAKELQEKLVYLQQMLSVVPKHKGTEKLQAELKTKISKLKNTIAKQKKSKGSGGIWYQVEKQGAGQVVLVGLPNCGKSTVLNTLTNAHAAVGDYPFTTQLPKVGMMEFKDIKIQIVDTPPLHDDAPAWLFGLYRNGDLLLIVLDATHEPASQFDTIHHALNEKNIFIRKQEFGDFKNTVILLNKVDVNDGYTQFVGQYGEEFVVVPFSTHSEEQTALLKEKLFDELHIIRVYTKKIGRPVVRNEPIVLKQGTT